A genomic segment from Oncorhynchus clarkii lewisi isolate Uvic-CL-2024 chromosome 12, UVic_Ocla_1.0, whole genome shotgun sequence encodes:
- the LOC139420979 gene encoding germ cell nuclear acidic protein isoform X1, which produces MASFKTWLLGLFLALLCTFQTPLAPGVKAQDLPLAPQQDVVADDEGEHASEVGGDDDDDDDDDDDDDDDGDSKEDDDDDDDDDDDDDDDNDHDDDDDDDDDDDDDDDDDDNDDDDDDDDDNDDDDDDDDNDDDDDDDDDDDDDDDDDDDDDDDDNDDDDDDDDDDDDNDDDDDDDDDDKDDDDDDDDDDDKDDDDDDDDDDDDDDDDDDDHTEADGNNDNDDDVPAAADDNDDNDDDDDDDDNDDDEEEEDDGQLYHKGSLCSYCEYCEHCDTCDKCPCAEGDKSKHCDTCQICNFCYVCPVCSTLCQPGGFLDELTGSIYKTVADVFEADK; this is translated from the exons ATGGCCTCCTTTAAGACGTGGCTCTTGGGACTGTTCCTAGCCCTGCTCTGCACCTTCCAGACCCCTCTTGCCCCTGGCGTCAAGGCTCAAGACCTGCCACTGGCCCCCCAACAGGATGTAGTAGCTGATGACGAGGGGGAGCATGCATCGGAGGTAGGGGGAGATGACGATGATgacgatgacgatgatgatgatgatgatgatgatggggacaGTAAAGAGgacgatgatgatgacgatgatgatgatgacgacgatgatgatgacaatgatcacgatgatgatgacgatgatgacgaCGACGACGATGAtgacgacgatgatgatgacaatgatgacgacgatgatgatgatgatgacaatgatgacgacgatgatgatgatgacaatgaTGACGACGATGACGACGATGATGACGACGACGATGatgacgacgacgacgacgacgacgacgatgatgataacgacgatgatgatgatgatgatgatgatgatgacgacaacgatgatgatgatgacgatgacgaCGATGacaaagatgatgatgatgatgatgatgacgacgatgacaaagatgacgatgatgatgatgatgatgatgatgacgacgacgacgacgacgatgATGACCACACAG AGGCTGACGGTAATAACGACAATGATGATGATGTGCCAGCTGCAGCTGATGATAATGACGATAATGACGACGATGATGACGATGACGACAATGacgatgatgaagaggaggaagatgacggTCAACTGTATCACAAAGGATCCCTCTGTTCATACTGTGAATACTGTGAG cactgtGACACCTGCGACAAGTGCCCATGTGCAGAGGGAGATAAGTCTAAGCACTGTGACACCTGCCAG ATCTGCAACTTCTGCTACGTGTGTCCCGTTTGCAGCACTCTTTGCCAACCAG GTGGTTTTCTGGACGAGCTGACTGGATCGATCTATAA GACTGTAGCCGACGTCTTCGAAGCTGACAAATAA
- the LOC139420979 gene encoding sarcoplasmic reticulum histidine-rich calcium-binding protein isoform X2 — protein sequence MASFKTWLLGLFLALLCTFQTPLAPGVKAQDLPLAPQQDVVADDEGEHASEVGGDDDDDDDDDDDDDDDGDSKEDDDDDDDDDDDDDDDNDHDDDDDDDDDDDDDDDDDDNDDDDDDDDDNDDDDDDDDNDDDDDDDDDDDDDDDDDDDDDDDDNDDDDDDDDDDDDNDDDDDDDDDDKDDDDDDDDDDDKDDDDDDDDDDDDDDDDDDDHTAAADDNDDNDDDDDDDDNDDDEEEEDDGQLYHKGSLCSYCEYCEHCDTCDKCPCAEGDKSKHCDTCQICNFCYVCPVCSTLCQPGGFLDELTGSIYKTVADVFEADK from the exons ATGGCCTCCTTTAAGACGTGGCTCTTGGGACTGTTCCTAGCCCTGCTCTGCACCTTCCAGACCCCTCTTGCCCCTGGCGTCAAGGCTCAAGACCTGCCACTGGCCCCCCAACAGGATGTAGTAGCTGATGACGAGGGGGAGCATGCATCGGAGGTAGGGGGAGATGACGATGATgacgatgacgatgatgatgatgatgatgatgatggggacaGTAAAGAGgacgatgatgatgacgatgatgatgatgacgacgatgatgatgacaatgatcacgatgatgatgacgatgatgacgaCGACGACGATGAtgacgacgatgatgatgacaatgatgacgacgatgatgatgatgatgacaatgatgacgacgatgatgatgatgacaatgaTGACGACGATGACGACGATGATGACGACGACGATGatgacgacgacgacgacgacgacgacgatgatgataacgacgatgatgatgatgatgatgatgatgatgacgacaacgatgatgatgatgacgatgacgaCGATGacaaagatgatgatgatgatgatgatgacgacgatgacaaagatgacgatgatgatgatgatgatgatgatgacgacgacgacgacgacgatgATGACCACACAG CTGCAGCTGATGATAATGACGATAATGACGACGATGATGACGATGACGACAATGacgatgatgaagaggaggaagatgacggTCAACTGTATCACAAAGGATCCCTCTGTTCATACTGTGAATACTGTGAG cactgtGACACCTGCGACAAGTGCCCATGTGCAGAGGGAGATAAGTCTAAGCACTGTGACACCTGCCAG ATCTGCAACTTCTGCTACGTGTGTCCCGTTTGCAGCACTCTTTGCCAACCAG GTGGTTTTCTGGACGAGCTGACTGGATCGATCTATAA GACTGTAGCCGACGTCTTCGAAGCTGACAAATAA